A segment of the Ferroacidibacillus organovorans genome:
TCCGCCTACCCCACGGCTGGCGGCCTCTACTATTGGGCAAGTAAACTTGGCGGTCCGGCGTGGGGCTGGTTTACAGCTTGGTTCAACTTGATTGGCCAAGTGGCAATCACCGCCGGAATCGTCTACGGTCTCTCCATTTTCGTAGATGCGCTTATCAACCAGTTCGTGCCAGGCTTTCCGGCCAGCGGCCATGCTGGTGCCATCGCTACGCTCGTCATCTACGCCATCATTTTGCTCATCGGCGCATTCCTCAACTTCGCAGGTGTCAACGTCGTCTCGACCCTAAACTCCATTAGCGCCTGGTGGCATATGATTGGCGTGGTCATCATCGTTGCGGCCGTACTGTTTTTTGCACCGATCCATCCGCATCCCTGGCACTTCGCTTACACCACGAATCAATCATCGAGCGGATTTCCCAACTGGTATGGATTTCTTATCGGTCTGCTACTCGCCCAATACACATTCACTGGCTATGACGCATCAGCTCACGTGTCCGAGGAGACCGTCGGTGCGGACAAGAACGCACCCCGCGGGATCATCCTGTCGGTTGCCGTGTCTGCCATCGCAGGCTACGTACTCCTGATGGGACTTGTCTTCGCGATACCTGACCTGACCAAAACCATGGATTCTACGAATCCGGTTCTGTACATCCTGACCACACGTCTTGGCGTGTCAATCGGAACCGCGCTCTTTATCATCGCGCTGTGTGCCCAGTTCTTCTGCGGGACCGCATCGATTACCGCAAACTCTCGCATGATCTACGCCTTTGCGCGTGATCGCGGTATGCCCGGCTGGAAGAAGTGGAGCAAGATCAACAAAGAAAAACACGTCCCCACGAACGCCATTTGGCTCGCCGTCGTCTGCGCCTTCATTCTGGCCTTGCCAGCCCTGTTCAGCACCGTGATCTACGCAGCCGTCACTTCAATCGCCACGATTGGGCTCTACGTCGCGTACGTAACGCCGGTGTTTCTTCGCCGGATCCACCCGGAACGTATGCCCCAGGGTTCGTTTCAACTCGGCAAGTGGGGTGTGTTTCTAGGTTGGTGGTCTGTCGCTTGGGTCATCTTCATATGCATCCTCTTCATGCTTCCAACCGTGGGACCGGTGACGCTGTCTAACTTCAACTTTACCCCGGTGGTTCTGCTCATCGTATTTGCCTTCCTCGTGCCTTGGTGGTTCAGTAGCGTGAAAAACTGGTTCCACGGACCGATCCGGGAAATTGACGAGGAACCGTCGGTCACGACGAATCAACTCCAATTGCCGATAGGTGCCCCGTTGAAACTCGATGAATGAGGAGGCAACGTAGAAATGGGATCTATGCAACAGACAACAAGTCCATTGAATCTATCGAATCTCGTCAACCGCAATGCGCATTTTATCGGTGGGGCGTGGGAACCGTCAACAAGCGGAGCGATCGACGTCATCAACCCCGCAAACGGCGAGGTAGTCGGCCGCGTACCGAACGGGGGCGCGGCGCAGGCCGCAAAAGCCATTGAAGCCGCCCATCGGGCACAGCGTGAATGGGCTGCCAGGACACCTGCGCAACGGGCAGTCTTCATGCACGCCTGGGCCGCGCGTATCCGCGACAACGCTGATCACCTCGCACGAATTCTCACAAGTGAGCAAGGCAAACCCCTGTCAGAGTCTCTCGAAGAAGCGGAAGGCGTAGCGATGTTCATCGAGTGGTATGCGGAGGAAGGCAAGCGAGCTTATGGAGAAACCATTCCAGCGCTCGCGCGCAATAAGCGAATTCTTGTTATTCCGCAGCCCGTCGGCGTCACGGCCCTCATCACGCCGTGGAATTACCCAGGAACGATGATCGCGCGCAAAGGGGCGCCGGCGCTCGCCGCAGGCTGCACGGTCGTACTGAAGCCGGCCAGCCAGACGCCACTTACTGCCGTGGCGCTCGTCGCACTTGCACAGGAGGCAGGCTTTCCTGCAGGGGTCATCAACCTGGTAACGGGAAAAGCGAGCGAGATTGGCGAAGAGTTTATGACAAACGCCCAGGTGCGCAAGGTGTCATTCACGGGATCAACCGAAGTCGGCAAGCTGCTCATCCGCGCATCCGCAGAGCAGGTCAAGCGTCTGTCGCTTGAGCTCGGCGGTAATGCACCCTTCATCGTCTTTCCGGACGCCGACCTCGATGCCGCGGTCGCGGCCGCAGTCGGCAACAAGTTTGAAAACTGTGGACAGATGTGCAATGGAATCAATGTGATGTACGTGCACGAGGATATTGCGCAACGCTTCTCAAGGATGGTGGCGCAAAAAGTGGCTAGCCTCAAGGTCGGCAACGGTCTGGAAGAGGGCGTTCAACTCGGACCCGTAATCGACCACCGAGCCGTGGCGTTCGTCGACAAGTTGGTTCAGGAAGCTGTGCAACAGGGCGCCAAAGTAGAAGTCGGCGGCAGTTGTCTGACCGCAACGCCGTACCAGAAAGGATCGTTTTACTCACCCACGGTCTTGACCGGCGTCACGACGGAAATGCGAATCGCGCAGGAAGAAGTATTCGGACCCGTCGCACCCATCGTCACTTTTTCGTCAGAGGAAGAAGTGCTCGCCCTGGCAAATGCCACCCCGTTTGGACTCGCCGCCTACGTATTTACCAAAGATGTCCGACGCGTATTCGAAGTATCCGAGCAGCTTGAATTCGGTATGGTCGGCGTCAACAGTGCCTCGCTTAGTGTACCGCAGGCGCCGTTCGGCGGGATCAAGCAGAGCGGTCAAGGCCGGGAAGGCGGTCACCACGGTCTCGAAGAGTTTATGGAGATTAAGTACATCTCGCTCACACTTTGATCATTCGTGAAGGGGACGCAGCGATGGGAACACAAAACAACAAGAGCACCACAGCACTCGACCATCTCATTGAGCAGATCCGCTCGGGCGCGATTGAAACGGTCATCGTCGCCTTCTGCGACATGCAAGGGAGACTTGTTGGAAAGCGCTTGACCGGGCAGTACACACTCGAC
Coding sequences within it:
- a CDS encoding amino acid permease → MARHSVEQSRHDEEMLHKLGYRQDLARAMGGFSNFAISFTIISILSGCLTLFSFGLTSAGTTAASIGWPIVALCVMPVALSMAEIASAYPTAGGLYYWASKLGGPAWGWFTAWFNLIGQVAITAGIVYGLSIFVDALINQFVPGFPASGHAGAIATLVIYAIILLIGAFLNFAGVNVVSTLNSISAWWHMIGVVIIVAAVLFFAPIHPHPWHFAYTTNQSSSGFPNWYGFLIGLLLAQYTFTGYDASAHVSEETVGADKNAPRGIILSVAVSAIAGYVLLMGLVFAIPDLTKTMDSTNPVLYILTTRLGVSIGTALFIIALCAQFFCGTASITANSRMIYAFARDRGMPGWKKWSKINKEKHVPTNAIWLAVVCAFILALPALFSTVIYAAVTSIATIGLYVAYVTPVFLRRIHPERMPQGSFQLGKWGVFLGWWSVAWVIFICILFMLPTVGPVTLSNFNFTPVVLLIVFAFLVPWWFSSVKNWFHGPIREIDEEPSVTTNQLQLPIGAPLKLDE
- a CDS encoding aldehyde dehydrogenase family protein, translated to MGSMQQTTSPLNLSNLVNRNAHFIGGAWEPSTSGAIDVINPANGEVVGRVPNGGAAQAAKAIEAAHRAQREWAARTPAQRAVFMHAWAARIRDNADHLARILTSEQGKPLSESLEEAEGVAMFIEWYAEEGKRAYGETIPALARNKRILVIPQPVGVTALITPWNYPGTMIARKGAPALAAGCTVVLKPASQTPLTAVALVALAQEAGFPAGVINLVTGKASEIGEEFMTNAQVRKVSFTGSTEVGKLLIRASAEQVKRLSLELGGNAPFIVFPDADLDAAVAAAVGNKFENCGQMCNGINVMYVHEDIAQRFSRMVAQKVASLKVGNGLEEGVQLGPVIDHRAVAFVDKLVQEAVQQGAKVEVGGSCLTATPYQKGSFYSPTVLTGVTTEMRIAQEEVFGPVAPIVTFSSEEEVLALANATPFGLAAYVFTKDVRRVFEVSEQLEFGMVGVNSASLSVPQAPFGGIKQSGQGREGGHHGLEEFMEIKYISLTL